A single genomic interval of Juglans regia cultivar Chandler chromosome 1, Walnut 2.0, whole genome shotgun sequence harbors:
- the LOC108990460 gene encoding KH domain-containing protein HEN4-like isoform X2: MAGQRNTYGKRTHSQSDYSDNGGSKRRNPGDDRDQFVIDSEDTVYRYLCPVRKIGSVIGRGGEIVKQLRADTKSKIRIGETVPGCDERVVTIYSSSEETNAFEDSGNHVCPAQEALFKVHDRVVAEDLHDDEDSDGGHQVTARLLVPSDQIGCVIGKGGQIVQNIRGETGAQIRILKDEHLPPCALSSDELVQISGEAPVVKKALHQIASRLHDNPSRSQHLLTSAMSNVYASGGSLMGPSAGAPIVGIAPLMGPYGGYKGDTGDWSRSLYSAPRDEASSKEFSLRLVCPTGNIGGVIGKGGVIINQIRQESGAVIKVDSSTAEGDDCLITISAKEFFEETYSPTIQAAVRLQPRCSEKVERDSGAVSFTTRLLVPTSRIGCLIGKGGSIVTEMRRLTKANIRILSKENLPKVASEDDEMVQISGDLDIAKDALIQVVTRLRANVFDREGAVSAFLPVLPYLPVSAEGSDGINYENRDSKRHGRGHSYSGGYGGSGDLAAADSYGGYGGSQIGGSGSAYGAYGSYSSGRTGSSGIFY, encoded by the exons ATGGCTGGTCAGAGGAACACTTATGGCAAGAGAACCCATTCTCAGTCTGACTATTCAGACAACGGAGGGAGTAAAAGGAGGAATCCTGGTGATGATAGAGATCAATTTGTTATTGATTCAGAAGATACTGTTTACCGGTACTTGTGCCCTGTAAGAAAGATTGGAAGTGTTATTGGTAGGGGAGGAGAAATTGTCAAGCAGTTGAGGGCAGACACTAAATCGAAGATTAGGATTGGCGAGACAGTGCCGGGATGTGATGAGCGTGTTGTTACTATCTACAGCTCCAGTGAGGAGACTAATGCCTTTGAAGACAGTGGTAATCATGTTTGTCCGGCACAGGAAGCTCTTTTCAAGGTACATGATAGAGTTGTTGCTGAAGATTTGCATGATGATGAGGACTCTGATGGAGGTCACCAAGTTACTGCTCGGCTTCTTGTTCCATCTGATCAGATTGGCTGTGTCATTGGAAAAGGCGGACAGATTGTTCAGAATATTCGTGGTGAGACTGGAGCCCAAATTCGCATTCTTAAGGATGAACATTTGCCTCCTTGTGCCTTGAGCTCTGATGAGCTCGTTCAG ATATCTGGGGAAGCCCCTGTTGTGAAGAAGGCTCTGCATCAAATCGCATCTCGCCTGCATGATAATCCATCACGATCTCAGCACTTGCTTACTTCTGCTATGTCCAATGTGTATGCATCTGGTGGTTCGTTAATGGGTCCAAGTGCTGGTGCTCCAATTGTGGGCATAGCGCCGCTGATGGGTCCTTATGGAGGATACAAGGGTGATACTGGAGACTGGTCGCGCTCCTTATACTCGGCTCCAAGGGATGAAGCATCTTCAAAAGAATTTTCTCTTCGTCTAGTTTGTCCCACTGGCAACATTGGAGGTGTGATTGGCAAGGGTGGTGTCATAATCAATCAGATCAGACAGGAGTCTGGGGCAGTAATTAAAGTTGATAGTTCCACTGCTGAAGGAGATGACTGCTTAATAACTATCTCAGCAAAGGAG TTCTTCGAAGAAACGTATTCTCCCACCATACAAGCAGCTGTGCGCTTGCAACCCAGGTGCAGCGAGAAAGTTGAAAGAGATTCAGGAGCTGTCTCATTCACAACCCGCTTACTTGTCCCGACGTCACGAATTGGCTGCCTTATTGGTAAAGGAGGATCTATTGTAACAGAGATGAGGAGACTTACCAAAGCTAATATTCGCATACTCTCAAAGGAAAACCTTCCCAAGGTTGCATCTGAAGATGATGAGATGGTGCAG ATTTCTGGAGACCTAGATATTGCCAAGGATGCTCTTATACAAGTAGTTACACGATTGAGAGCTAATGTTTTTGATAGAGAGGGTGCAGTGTCTGCATTCCTTCCTGTTCTGCCTTATCTGCCTGTGTCAGCAGAAGGTTCCGATGGTATAAATTATGAGAATAGAGATAGTAAAAGACATGGACGAGGACATTCTTATTCTGGTGGTTATGGTGGCTCAGGTGACTTGGCAGCTGCTGACAGTTATGGAGGTTATGGTGGCTCTCAG ATTGGAGGTAGTGGCAGTGCTTATGGAGCTTATGGCAGTTATTCTTCAGGGCGTACTGGTAGCTCTGG AATATTTTACTGA
- the LOC108990460 gene encoding KH domain-containing protein HEN4-like isoform X3: MAGQRNTYGKRTHSQSDYSDNGGSKRRNPGDDRDQFVIDSEDTVYRYLCPVRKIGSVIGRGGEIVKQLRADTKSKIRIGETVPGCDERVVTIYSSSEETNAFEDSGNHVCPAQEALFKVHDRVVAEDLHDDEDSDGGHQVTARLLVPSDQIGCVIGKGGQIVQNIRGETGAQIRILKDEHLPPCALSSDELVQISGEAPVVKKALHQIASRLHDNPSRSQHLLTSAMSNVYASGGSLMGPSAGAPIVGIAPLMGPYGGYKGDTGDWSRSLYSAPRDEASSKEFSLRLVCPTGNIGGVIGKGGVIINQIRQESGAVIKVDSSTAEGDDCLITISAKEFFEETYSPTIQAAVRLQPRCSEKVERDSGAVSFTTRLLVPTSRIGCLIGKGGSIVTEMRRLTKANIRILSKENLPKVASEDDEMVQISGDLDIAKDALIQVVTRLRANVFDREGAVSAFLPVLPYLPVSAEGSDGINYENRDSKRHGRGHSYSGGYGGSGDLAAADSYGGYGGSQIGGSGSAYGAYGSYSSGRTGSSGGTA, encoded by the exons ATGGCTGGTCAGAGGAACACTTATGGCAAGAGAACCCATTCTCAGTCTGACTATTCAGACAACGGAGGGAGTAAAAGGAGGAATCCTGGTGATGATAGAGATCAATTTGTTATTGATTCAGAAGATACTGTTTACCGGTACTTGTGCCCTGTAAGAAAGATTGGAAGTGTTATTGGTAGGGGAGGAGAAATTGTCAAGCAGTTGAGGGCAGACACTAAATCGAAGATTAGGATTGGCGAGACAGTGCCGGGATGTGATGAGCGTGTTGTTACTATCTACAGCTCCAGTGAGGAGACTAATGCCTTTGAAGACAGTGGTAATCATGTTTGTCCGGCACAGGAAGCTCTTTTCAAGGTACATGATAGAGTTGTTGCTGAAGATTTGCATGATGATGAGGACTCTGATGGAGGTCACCAAGTTACTGCTCGGCTTCTTGTTCCATCTGATCAGATTGGCTGTGTCATTGGAAAAGGCGGACAGATTGTTCAGAATATTCGTGGTGAGACTGGAGCCCAAATTCGCATTCTTAAGGATGAACATTTGCCTCCTTGTGCCTTGAGCTCTGATGAGCTCGTTCAG ATATCTGGGGAAGCCCCTGTTGTGAAGAAGGCTCTGCATCAAATCGCATCTCGCCTGCATGATAATCCATCACGATCTCAGCACTTGCTTACTTCTGCTATGTCCAATGTGTATGCATCTGGTGGTTCGTTAATGGGTCCAAGTGCTGGTGCTCCAATTGTGGGCATAGCGCCGCTGATGGGTCCTTATGGAGGATACAAGGGTGATACTGGAGACTGGTCGCGCTCCTTATACTCGGCTCCAAGGGATGAAGCATCTTCAAAAGAATTTTCTCTTCGTCTAGTTTGTCCCACTGGCAACATTGGAGGTGTGATTGGCAAGGGTGGTGTCATAATCAATCAGATCAGACAGGAGTCTGGGGCAGTAATTAAAGTTGATAGTTCCACTGCTGAAGGAGATGACTGCTTAATAACTATCTCAGCAAAGGAG TTCTTCGAAGAAACGTATTCTCCCACCATACAAGCAGCTGTGCGCTTGCAACCCAGGTGCAGCGAGAAAGTTGAAAGAGATTCAGGAGCTGTCTCATTCACAACCCGCTTACTTGTCCCGACGTCACGAATTGGCTGCCTTATTGGTAAAGGAGGATCTATTGTAACAGAGATGAGGAGACTTACCAAAGCTAATATTCGCATACTCTCAAAGGAAAACCTTCCCAAGGTTGCATCTGAAGATGATGAGATGGTGCAG ATTTCTGGAGACCTAGATATTGCCAAGGATGCTCTTATACAAGTAGTTACACGATTGAGAGCTAATGTTTTTGATAGAGAGGGTGCAGTGTCTGCATTCCTTCCTGTTCTGCCTTATCTGCCTGTGTCAGCAGAAGGTTCCGATGGTATAAATTATGAGAATAGAGATAGTAAAAGACATGGACGAGGACATTCTTATTCTGGTGGTTATGGTGGCTCAGGTGACTTGGCAGCTGCTGACAGTTATGGAGGTTATGGTGGCTCTCAG ATTGGAGGTAGTGGCAGTGCTTATGGAGCTTATGGCAGTTATTCTTCAGGGCGTACTGGTAGCTCTGG TGGAACTGCTTGA
- the LOC108990460 gene encoding KH domain-containing protein HEN4-like isoform X1, with the protein MAGQRNTYGKRTHSQSDYSDNGGSKRRNPGDDRDQFVIDSEDTVYRYLCPVRKIGSVIGRGGEIVKQLRADTKSKIRIGETVPGCDERVVTIYSSSEETNAFEDSGNHVCPAQEALFKVHDRVVAEDLHDDEDSDGGHQVTARLLVPSDQIGCVIGKGGQIVQNIRGETGAQIRILKDEHLPPCALSSDELVQISGEAPVVKKALHQIASRLHDNPSRSQHLLTSAMSNVYASGGSLMGPSAGAPIVGIAPLMGPYGGYKGDTGDWSRSLYSAPRDEASSKEFSLRLVCPTGNIGGVIGKGGVIINQIRQESGAVIKVDSSTAEGDDCLITISAKEFFEETYSPTIQAAVRLQPRCSEKVERDSGAVSFTTRLLVPTSRIGCLIGKGGSIVTEMRRLTKANIRILSKENLPKVASEDDEMVQISGDLDIAKDALIQVVTRLRANVFDREGAVSAFLPVLPYLPVSAEGSDGINYENRDSKRHGRGHSYSGGYGGSGDLAAADSYGGYGGSQIGGSGSAYGAYGSYSSGRTGSSGLSGQTPVSRRRNYGY; encoded by the exons ATGGCTGGTCAGAGGAACACTTATGGCAAGAGAACCCATTCTCAGTCTGACTATTCAGACAACGGAGGGAGTAAAAGGAGGAATCCTGGTGATGATAGAGATCAATTTGTTATTGATTCAGAAGATACTGTTTACCGGTACTTGTGCCCTGTAAGAAAGATTGGAAGTGTTATTGGTAGGGGAGGAGAAATTGTCAAGCAGTTGAGGGCAGACACTAAATCGAAGATTAGGATTGGCGAGACAGTGCCGGGATGTGATGAGCGTGTTGTTACTATCTACAGCTCCAGTGAGGAGACTAATGCCTTTGAAGACAGTGGTAATCATGTTTGTCCGGCACAGGAAGCTCTTTTCAAGGTACATGATAGAGTTGTTGCTGAAGATTTGCATGATGATGAGGACTCTGATGGAGGTCACCAAGTTACTGCTCGGCTTCTTGTTCCATCTGATCAGATTGGCTGTGTCATTGGAAAAGGCGGACAGATTGTTCAGAATATTCGTGGTGAGACTGGAGCCCAAATTCGCATTCTTAAGGATGAACATTTGCCTCCTTGTGCCTTGAGCTCTGATGAGCTCGTTCAG ATATCTGGGGAAGCCCCTGTTGTGAAGAAGGCTCTGCATCAAATCGCATCTCGCCTGCATGATAATCCATCACGATCTCAGCACTTGCTTACTTCTGCTATGTCCAATGTGTATGCATCTGGTGGTTCGTTAATGGGTCCAAGTGCTGGTGCTCCAATTGTGGGCATAGCGCCGCTGATGGGTCCTTATGGAGGATACAAGGGTGATACTGGAGACTGGTCGCGCTCCTTATACTCGGCTCCAAGGGATGAAGCATCTTCAAAAGAATTTTCTCTTCGTCTAGTTTGTCCCACTGGCAACATTGGAGGTGTGATTGGCAAGGGTGGTGTCATAATCAATCAGATCAGACAGGAGTCTGGGGCAGTAATTAAAGTTGATAGTTCCACTGCTGAAGGAGATGACTGCTTAATAACTATCTCAGCAAAGGAG TTCTTCGAAGAAACGTATTCTCCCACCATACAAGCAGCTGTGCGCTTGCAACCCAGGTGCAGCGAGAAAGTTGAAAGAGATTCAGGAGCTGTCTCATTCACAACCCGCTTACTTGTCCCGACGTCACGAATTGGCTGCCTTATTGGTAAAGGAGGATCTATTGTAACAGAGATGAGGAGACTTACCAAAGCTAATATTCGCATACTCTCAAAGGAAAACCTTCCCAAGGTTGCATCTGAAGATGATGAGATGGTGCAG ATTTCTGGAGACCTAGATATTGCCAAGGATGCTCTTATACAAGTAGTTACACGATTGAGAGCTAATGTTTTTGATAGAGAGGGTGCAGTGTCTGCATTCCTTCCTGTTCTGCCTTATCTGCCTGTGTCAGCAGAAGGTTCCGATGGTATAAATTATGAGAATAGAGATAGTAAAAGACATGGACGAGGACATTCTTATTCTGGTGGTTATGGTGGCTCAGGTGACTTGGCAGCTGCTGACAGTTATGGAGGTTATGGTGGCTCTCAG ATTGGAGGTAGTGGCAGTGCTTATGGAGCTTATGGCAGTTATTCTTCAGGGCGTACTGGTAGCTCTGG GTTGTCAGGCCAGACCCCTGTTTCTCGTCGGAGAAACTATGGTTACTAG